A genomic stretch from Argiope bruennichi chromosome 2, qqArgBrue1.1, whole genome shotgun sequence includes:
- the LOC129962121 gene encoding splicing regulatory glutamine/lysine-rich protein 1-like: MQHQEYEDEEEEEEEIDLESIEDEQTLIEMLDETEDIDERKKIRDRLRQVQYVLKAQKEEQRKKRENEREQRIRDRQREAELKKQQTLQMYSEMAKQGGPARRISDNPGEKKKDLVEDAIRDRLKACEDRKKRILAAYDHAAKSQPAGGARVVEFDSFRSADVSKLEPKKPVQSSCTFGMSGGIPKVEKAPVVSVPKTRVPEDDSHLDPMERAIRARVREAEERKRRTLAAYDMAARTGGAGPKTVILEEFRNVEINDKPKPKYDPCFRGLKT; encoded by the exons ATGCAGCACCAAGAATATGAAGATGAAGAAGAGGAGGAAGAAGAAATCGATCTGGAATCTATCGAAGATGAACAGACACTTATAGAGATG ctcgATGAAACTGAAGACattgatgaaagaaaaaagatcAGGGATAGGCTAAGACAAGTGCAATACGTGTTAAAAG ccCAAAAAGAGGAGCAGCGGAAGAAACGGGAGAACGAGCGAGAGCAACGAATCCGGGATAGGCAAAGGGAAGCAGAGCTCAAGAAGCAGCAGACTCTCCAGATGTACAGCGAGATGGCGAAACAAGGAGGCCCGGCCAGAAGAA tatcaGACAACCCTGGTGAAAAGAAGAAGGATCTGGTGGAGGATGCCATTCGGGACCGCCTTAAAGCTTGCGAAGATAGAAAGAAGAGAATTTTGGCCGCATATGATCACGCCGCCAAAAGTCAACCAGCAGGAGGCGCGCGGGTCGTTGAATTTGACTCCTTCAGGAGTGCTGACG TGTCAAAGCTTGAGCCAAAAAAACCAGTACAGAGTAGCTGTACATTTGGTATGTCAGGTGGCATACCAAAAGTAGAAAAAG CACCTGTTGTGTCTGTTCCCAAAACTCGTGTTCCGGAAGACGATTCACATCTAGACCCCATGGAACGTGCAATCCGAGCCCGCGTTCGCGAGGCAGAAGAGAGGAAAAGACGCACGCTAGCCGCGTATGATATGGCTGCCAGGACTGGAGGAGCTGGACCTAAGACGGTCATTCTAGAAGAATTTAGAAATGTTGAAA